One Osmerus eperlanus chromosome 2, fOsmEpe2.1, whole genome shotgun sequence genomic window, CGTGTCGTACCCAGTGTGAAAACCTATTGTGTGTTTTCAGATACCCTGCGTACACTCCGACTCTGTGGCCTCTGTGATCCGTGAGCAGAGCTATGCTCTGGCTTCTATGGCCAAGGAGGAGGCATCACTCACACTCCTAATGGAGTCAGGAAAAAATGGAGGTTCGGAAACCTGGAGATCCCAATCTCTTAATCTTGCTCAGTCTGAGATGATATATTTTAgaagcactttttttttttaaagaaccaAACTGATCATACAGCTTATGCTATGATCCTACTACACTGTGATTACTCCCGACCAGGTGTTGACCAAGTTTTGCTACGTTGGATGTTGTTTCAGCTGCAGTTGAACTTTGTTAGCTAGGCTGAAATCGtcctgttgtttgtttgtttgtgctaGGGTCCTTAGTACGCAGTGCCCTGTGCCAGACCACCTGTCTGCTCGTGCCTTTTAATGTTCTGCAAGTTAGCCGAGTGCCCCTCCAACTGGACCTACTGGAGAGCCTGCTTAAGGCAGGCTGCCACCTTGTGGCTGGAAGAATGAGCGTGCTGGATGAGGCCCAGCGGCAGCACATCAGTAAAACACTGGGTGGGAAGGTGAGCGTGGCTCTGTGATACCGGGAGGGATATTACTGTGTATGGGGTGGGGTGTGATTGTTAGTGTGTATATGCCCTGAATGGACATTCAGGTCAGATGTTGGTGGCGTGTTaatgtctggtctctggtgtaTCCTCTAGACTCCTCATCTTCCAGAGGGCCCCTGTCTTGTTGTGGCTCTTCAGAGAGACAATGTTGTGACCTGTTTTGACTCCATACTTGAAAGGTAAGACAATCATGCTGTTCATGCTGACCTGTTTAAACCTGAATGTTTTCCCACTGGTTTCCCACTGCTTTGTTGATgctgtacattttacatttactaaACCAGCATTTACTTTAGAAGTTACAGGGAGAGGTCTGACCTAGAAAAAGTGGGAAAAGGGATCATTTACCCCTGCACGGAAAAAGAGGTAAGATTTTACAAAACATACTTAACCTTTATATAGTATTCAAGCATTTAATTCATACTTCTTGTATGAATAtctaacaacccccccccccctctggctaCAAGTATATATACGTCATACATGTTATCTTTGTTTTGGCTTTAGGCTGAACATCTGCTGTGCTACCTATTTGATGTCCTGTCTCCAGATAGTCATCATGCTATTGTACCACAGTAATGACAAATCTCAATTGCTGAAATCACTAACAGACCAAATATGTGAAAGTTGCCTTGCActacactgctacacacacattgtattaACTGTTTATATAACTAAATGTGTGGTGCATGAATAAAACAAAATTCAATTGAACTCCGCCCAAGCTCGCCTATCTTAATGTGCACATTCCATGACCAAAAGATTATTTTAATTTCAATTATAAAAAGTTTATGAATTTTTTTATCTTCTGCATAACTTGGTGTAGTGTAAAACAAGTGTCTCATACACTAAAGAAAAAatattattcaatttacacATTCTACTTAATTCTTATAAACCATCTATTACTTTCTGACGCTAATGTGAGAAACTCCAAGGAATAGACAAAGTTAAATTAAAGACTTAAACTggctaaaataaaaaaacagatATATCTTTTGGAAGAATAAAGATATATGATCATGGTGTCCCAAAAATATTTATACAGTTTCTCAGGTGCAATACAAATGTTTGTCCATTGAAGTTTAATACATCTATCAAAGGCAGTTCGTTCAAAAAGAATATTAGGAATGAACACCTTGATTCTTCTATAGCCCCCACACTCATTACACTGACAAATACAAAACTTGTTTAAATCTTATAAATTTATTTCATTGTATATCAATTCACAAAACTAGATGCTACATCATTATGGATTAACTGCTCCATATTATTCCAGTGACCTAGTGTACATCTAATTTAGAACGGTACATTCAATATTTCAGGGTTTTCATGTTAAATTAACATCTCTATGGAAATTATTTAAAGGGAAACATTGCTATTTGTTTCCTGTTATTTCACCTGTCGGTAATTATTTACTTAACAATTAATTATATAATCAATAAGGACACAAAATCTTGACCGACTTTATCCAATAACAAAAAAATTGTGAAAAAATATAAACACTAAGCAAAGACATGTAATTAAACAAGGAAAGCACCTTACAGTTTAGGTGTACTTTTGAAAGCATACACATAGTGCACAACCATCCATATTCAGCTCTGATTAATTGACTTTTTCTGTAAGTGAACTTGACGtacaaaaaataaacataattcagaaaataatatatatggcAACTTCATAATGTTAACACAAATGCCATTCACTTTTGACATTCCTTCACTGTAGACAACAGACAATTCCAATTCCTTCTAACTTGAGATCAGTGCACCCAAGACCATTTTATAACAGGTCTCATTTTGACATCAAATGATTTCTGTGTTACACATATGAATCTCAAGTTAGGATGCTGCCTATTAACatttcagaataaaaaaattgtgtaccccactaataaaaaaaaaaaagccatgTGACAATGGCAATCTATAGGGTACAAGGTTTGGTATCTGTCAGATTGTGTTTAATTTATTTAGCTGCTAAATGCTAGAATGCAAATagttataaaaatacaaaaaaagaaaagaacaacTATGAACAGTAGAGGTCTTTGGTTGAACTACAAAATGGGACTCGAGTGCATCAATTGTCAACAAAAGCAAATGGCATAGATTTTCTGTTATTTACTTGTGAAGAGATGTCATGCTGTACGCAATGTTTAAAACATGCCATGATAATTACTACAGGAAGAAGGTACAACACCACTTTGGTTCATTTTAGAGAGGATAACATGACATCATACCTTTAGTTGGCTTTAAACAAGAAATCAAAATGTTACTGATACTGAAGTTGGTGTAATGTTTAGAATGCACAAAATACTGCAGACTAATAACATCAACAGAATTCTCAGAACTAATGCAAGAATTGGGAAATTCTACAGCAGGTCCATATAATTATTCTACCAGATTTATAAAAGTACCAAAATGTCagtcaaaacatttttttttcctcCCACAAATATGTCTACAGAAGATTGATGCTTTCATGTCTGTAATCGGAACTGTTTGTGCACAATCACATTCAAACATCTAAATGTATTACAAAAAACTACATTAATACATTTtttaccagcagcagcagagcttgCAGAAGTGAAGGATCAACCCAGTAATATGCTAGAATGAGTCAATACAAATATTCTGGCAGTGAAATCTAGATCCATAGCTGGTTAACAAAGCACATACTATAAAACATGCGATATATTTTTGCCTGCAGTCTTTACTTAATACCAGGTAATATTTCCTGTGACTACATTTCTAAGAGACACCAAGACAAGTTAATTTTGAGTTGCTTCATCGCCATACATGTTAACAAATCAAATTTAGCTTAATTCCTTGCAAAAGCTGTACCTGGTTTCTCTTTACATAACTCAAAAAGCAGTCAGTCTTACAAGAACCAAGATACAAatcaagaaaaaaataaaactttttgttttgtttttacacaGTAGAAGGTCATTTCAATTAGATTAACTTAAACACATTACACTGTCATATTTCAAAATGCAACCAATGGGTGCACCACCGCtgattttatttttgtaaacaCTACAGGGTGATGCACTTAAGTGTAAAATAGAGCTTGTCTTTTGCACAAGAACATGAACTGTTTTGTCCTTTTATTTGCATACTACTAAATGTACTCTTCCTTTTCCCAAATCAACCCCTAACTGTTTTGTGCTTGAGGCGATCTTAAGGACTAATGTTAACAGTGTGGTGGCCTTTTCAACCAGCCAAGCAGAGCGCAAGTTAGAGCCATTACCACCTTAACACTGTCACATCCCTTCAGATCTCAAGAAGCGTTTGTTTTGGGGTGGGCTCTGAAGCTACACTAAGAAGCACCATTGCCAATTCAGACAAGGAATGGGGTTAAGTTTAAGGTGTGATTTGAAGTCAGCATTCAGGCACTGACAAGGTATGTTTTGATACTATAAATTATAAAATGCTTCGAAATAATATTTGGGCAAATACACTATGGCATACATATTTAGGTTAATGCAAGATGAAGTAGACATTTTGCAGACATCTTAGACGAGCTTAGACTATGTGTGTCTACTTATCAATCCTAAACATAGATGCACAGCGTTTTACTCTAAGGCAAGGCACTTGAGAATGAGAGGCCAAGTATCAGATATGTTCTACACATGTTTAAGAGGCTAGAAGTCCTCAAATAATCAAACATGTCAGGCTTTTGCACATACTACAAGTGCCCCTCTTAACAACTATACAGATAGATTAACTGATACCCTAACATTGAGTATGTGCCTTATTGATATTACAGCTGCTGGTTATGTCTAAAATGCATTCAAGGTTTGCACTTATTTGATTGAAAATGTAAATTCAACAATGATAGTAGAAACTACTAAATACTTTTCTATGAAAACTAACAAGATATATAGAACTATACCATGATTTAATAATAGGAAATACTAAATGTTCTACATGTTTCACAGTACACACAAAAGCTTTATACATTAGTATATTTAGAGAAAATATACATCTaataagaaaaaataaaataaactacaaAGCAGCTTAAAGCAAAATTCTAAATACCCTTTAACAAATTCCCAGTTCAACAAAGTGCTTTAACAAGTAATCAATCTTCACAAAGATGGTCGCTATAATGATGTTTGACTGATGCATCAAGTTATGAACAGTCAAATCGGGGCAAATTTCCAGAAATATAATGCTAATGTGGGATGTGTGTTAGTCATTCATTTATTACAAAATTACTTATTATATTTAAGGACTTGCTTGTCAGTCAAACATCATTCAATAAGCTTTAATATAACTATTAGTTAAATcactgtttgaaatactgaaacacaaaactattttgaaaatgtaagcatgtgtgtgtgtgtgtgtgtaatatataaatacacacacacacacacacaagtatattTGTATTAGTAGTTCTTCAAAGGGCTAATTCTTTAAATAGTACCTTGATTAATTGTACATCACCACTTCAATATTTTTGTCTGACAGTAGGGACATTCTGTTTTATTAGATGCGCAGTTCTCACAAAGTACATAATGTTGGCAAGGCTGCAGAACTATGCAACGGTCATGCTTTTGGCAAACTATACATTTCTTTGACTGAAGCTGATATATTACCTGTATTGGAAAAAGATGAAAGAGTTTCAGTTACAACTGACAAGGAAAATAAATTGGCTTCATGCAAAAATGGTCAAATACAAATTCTAGATAGATCATGTTGTAGTTTAAACGGTTGCCTAATAGGTGACAAAGGGTTTGTCGGACACTATCAATTAGAAGTTGTAAGTTGATCTAGTTCTTCTTACCCCGTCTATACGATCTAAATCAGCGCGCAGCTGGCTCTGGATGGAGTGAAGCTTTGGCAGAGGGAGCTGGTCCAGGTCTCCATAGCTGCGTAGTAGTGGCGTTCCAGGGGAGCGACACAACACATCAAAGTCCCGCTGGAGCTCCTTCAGCTTGCGCTCAGTGTCCTCTCGTTTCTGCTCTGCCAGCTGCCGCTCCGACTCGGCTGATTTTGCTTGCTCTTTTGCATCGTGAGCATCTTTCTGCCAGGCTTCACATGCCTGGGGGGGACGGACGAGAAAGCAGCGTCAGATGTGTGGGTGACGAGGTCGTGCGGCCGTGATCGCTGCGTGGGACGATGGCTTACCTGTTTGACCTGGTGCCAGGCATCCTCCCACTGCTTGATCTTTCTcttggcctcctccagctcccgaAGGAGACGGGTCACATCGGTGCTGCTGGAGCTTCCTGTCGTGGAGGTGAGGCTGCTGAACACTGGAGACGGGCTGGGAGAATAGCTGCCACTCACAAAGTCCCATATGCTGCCCGTTCCCCCATTCAAACctaaaagggaggaggaggaaagtgaGTCGATGCTCAcgcaaaaaaaaaggaaaataggGACATGTATTGTGAACGGTCAACTACGAAATGATCAACTTGCAAATTTACCCAGGGAGTTCTGGGAAGTGGAGGTAGGCGTTCCCAAAAGACCGTGTTCAGCTTTGGCTAAGAGGGCCTGTGGATGCTGGGGTGCCACCCCTGacagcagggacagggacagggattGAGAGAGCGAGctcagaggggaggcagagagtgaCGAAGATGAATTGAGTGACGAGGACCGTGCAAGTGAGCCAGGAATGTTTACCGGGGCAGAACCTCCTATTAACCGTTGATCTACAGAGAAGAAATCAGTGTCAGGTATGGTAGTTCCAAATCTCAAATTTGACGACACAAAAGTATGCATTGTATGTATTCTTACTTGCATATCCGAAAATGTTGTTTTCTTGCTCCTCTAAGTCTTTATCAAGACAGGCAACATTGATGTCACTAAAATTGAGATCAAGagcagaacctacaagagaagatATAGGTTTAAGGCTTGTGCACATACAGTCACAATCAAAACGTTCACAAGGGGGCACAATGGATGTCTCTTTGTTCATTCAATGTGTGTACATGAAAAACCCATATTGAATCACTTTATTTGAAGAGGTAAACTTACCTATAACGGATTCCACTGTATTGCTCCCAGGGTAAAATGGGGTGGCTTTAGCATTCATTGTTGATAAGGTGGTGGGTGAGGAGCTATCGGAGCCAATACTAGAGGCCAAGCTTGACGTTATACTGGAGGTTATACTAGATGCCAAAGGGTTCACTACAGAGAATACAGTATTGTGTGTCtggaaaataaatgtcaagaAGGTCATAGTGAGAAACAGCTTCAGAAACACAGAAACCACCAGGCAGTTTTAAGGTTGAATAATAAGCTAAAATAAATaagatatatataaataaatatatagttATTTGTTGGAATATGTAAACTGAGGCCAACCCTAAAACCTGGTTGGATTGCTGCTATTACCTGTTTTTCTTGGTCCATCAACTTTTGATCGTTCTGTCCCTTGTGGGTTCTTATCTGAGAACAGACAGCATATTTACATGACCAACACACAAGACCATCACACCCCAGGTCATGAGACGAAAGAAGTTTCTTAAAGGAGaaggaaatgttgttaataatcAGTCAAACGTCTGCAGCTCTATCAAAGAAAGAGGGGGTTCAATCAAGAATCAGGCATTTCGCAACTGCAAATCATGCAACCTCACAGAATATGGATTATGAAGTAATGTTGAAGAGCTCAAgtcaaaaaaacaaaaggaaTTCTTGAGTAAGCTTTTAAAACTTTAACCAAATAGTTATGCCTTTGTTTTGTGTAGCAGTTGTCTTCACACATGGAGAAAACGATGAGAGCAGTTTTATTGTACCTGGTCCTCACGTTCAAAGCCCGGAGCTTTGGGATAGTTAGACCTCAGAGATGAGACACTGGACGTGGTGGACTCTGAACATAAACTACCATTAATTAGGGATTTAGGTCTGCCGGTGGGTCCAATTGGGGATAATGAACAGTTGCTCCCTGAGCTTGGCGTTACAGTTGGACTATTTGAACATGAAACCTGAGGGAGAGAAGTACACAGAGTCTTAAGATTAATTTGGAGCCAAATATACTCTCAAATGATTGGCTTAGGAGCAGTTAGGTGAAGAAAGTGAACGGGTTGATTTAGCAATTTGAGAATTTGGTCCTAAAAGAGACTCTTGTTGCACTTTTTCTCCCTAAATAAAAAATTAGATGACATGTCTGTAAGCAAAACAATCAAAACACAAAGAAATAAATAGAATACAAATCATGTAAAACTATCTATTAGGCACTGGAATACAATTTGGGCActggaaagaaggaaagaagaagGGTGAGGGTAGTATTCAGGAAACATACATTTCCCACTTGGCCATTGTTGCTGGTCGTGCTGCTAATGGAGTTGGCACTGTTGCCCCACTCGCTGACTGGACACTCAGAATACTGCTGGGAGTTTAGCTTGGACTGGGAGCCTGATTGCATGGCTGTTAGCAAGGAGCTCATGGTTTCTTCAGTGGAAGGAATTCCTGGAGGAACACAAAGACAAGAGATCCATTTATATTTCATATTAACGCTTCCTTCTTTCCTTACCGCGAGGTTAAACTAAAATCGAATTATGTCAGATTACGTTTTCTCTCCTGTTTCATTTGAAGATGTCTAGGGCCCAAAGACCCCAACAGACATTCAATCAGCAAGCAAAGATTTTAGAATGCCAAAGATTTTACTTACTTTCTACGTGGGCAAATGCACAGAACGGTCCCCTTGGACAATAGCCAGTTTGCCTCATGTCATTGCATTTGGTGGATTTGTATATCTATAGGATTTAAAGTAAGAGCAACAAGGCTGGTGTATTAGCCtacactttatttatatatttttttaacgaTATCACCTAATATTGCCACTCAGAATGAATGAAGTGAATGTGTCTGGAGAACTAACTGCCTACTTACCTCTGGGTGGAACTGTTGTTCTGTGCGTGAGTGACAGTACTGGCAACTATCTCCACTGTCACACTTTGATGGCTCTCCCCACTCATCCCCATGTTTCACATTTGGGCATGGAGTAGATCTGCAGGAACATTCACAAAGATtagctttttgttttgtttaccaCCTCAGTTGTCACTATACTATGATGCTACATCCAGACGTATTGCTCAATTTGGATTTCTTGCTCAGAtcccttttttgttttgtcgTTCACATAATTTTGAACATTTGGCCATTATCAGATTCCAAACTGGTTATGGTCCTGAAATGACCCGcatgcacaaacaaacaataacaaagaTGCAGCAAACTGTAAAAGCATGCTGGCCGCATAACTTTTGATTTATCACGGGATGACAGTATTGCAAAATCCATTGTGGCGCAACATCACACCGGTGAGAACTATGTAATCGGTGTACCGCCCACCCCTAGTTCACACTTTCATGAAAATAACAGATCTGAGTCACATGAGGGGGGAAATAAATCTAAGTTGAGACACTTTGGTCGGCAGCCTAAATAGGATGATCTCACCTGTATTTAAACTTTCGTGGatttcttcttctgtctctaCTGTTGTGGTAGTGGGGACAGGCATAGCCTTGTCTGCATAGTCTGGGAGGCTTGGTACACTGCTCTGTTTTATAGTTTGCCAAAACAAAGTTTGTATCTGCAAGGAATGCACAGATTACAATTGTTGTTAATTGCTTCACATCCAGTCCAACAATCGAATGGTAATGTTTGCTCAGGATGTGAGGTCGCTATGGATGTATCCTGCTCACCTTGCCACCGGGGGTCCTCTGTCAGGGTTTTCTCTATCATGGCTTGGCTGGCCAGTACACCTGGTTGAAGATCAGGGATGCCTTCCCCAGATCCCAGCTGTCCATTCTGTAGAGCCTCCTGAGCCTGAATTTCTctgttaaaacaaacaaaacaaaaaataagactagtacacacacatgaacagcaCAAAAACACCAAGCAGTAAATGTTAAATATCCAGGCATTGGTTAGGTAGTCATTTCTTGCTCAACAGTTGCTAGGCAACAATTGACATGGCTGTTTAACCACTATAGAAGAGCAGCAGCATGAAATAATTTGAGACTGATAGACGTGTGGTTATCAAAACCTTTGTTTATGACCGAAGTCTATAAGTGCACTAAGCATCTGCTGTTAAATCCTCAACAGATAGACATTTTGTATTATAGAATGTACTCTAGCTCACATCTTAATCAGTTAAGCGGGGTAAAAGTTATTGGTAGTAGAGAGTGTTTCATATTCAGAGTTTAAGACTAAGAAATTATTATGGTCATGCGTGACGTTTCACCTGATATCATAAACAGGGGGGCGGAGATCATGTGGCCCATGAGCGAAGGCGCAGTGCAAGCCGTTTTTCACGCAGTGCCCACGAGCATCTGTTTCATGAATACAGGTGCCAGTCTTGTAATAGCGTAGATGGTACTTGCGCTCTGTGTCACCAGTGGTCCGGTGTAAGTAGGGACAGCTAGAAAGACAAGGACATCCAAAAACAAGGCCATGTCAAAATGTACATTACTGTACTTAAAATACAAACACCTAATCTGCATAGTCTTTTTTATGTGATACTAACATTTATAGCATAATGGAATGGAATTGTTATGCCAGTACTAAATAATGCTGTAGTGTTTAAAATGCAGAGCAGACAATGGCAAACAACAAAaatgcaacaacaaaaatgcaACTAATGTCCAAAGTGGGAGTACCAAAAATGCAAAAATCAGCCTATGACACCCTTTGATTTATGGAAAGCAGCACTTTAGTCTGTACAGAAATACATTAAATACCTCAATCATGCCATAATGAAAGAAATTACCAATAATCTTCTTGGATATAGAAAACACTCTATAACTGGGTAGCAACAGTAACCATGACAACTGATGTGATATCATGATATGGTAAGAGAGAGAATAACTGTTTGCTTGCAAATAGAAAATGAAAATCCTCAACACACAGTATTCCATGTTTTTGTCTAACAGTGACTAGAAATGCTTTTTATTCACAATCTCTATATTGTCATTTACTTGAAATTACCACTTTGAAATGGTATTCCATTACTAAAAACAATGTAATGATTCAAAgccgacacaaacacatatttggACTACTTAATCTCAATCATGAACAGGTCATGTAGTTTATCATGCTCCAGAGGAAAGCAAAACCTAATTTTGATAACATAACTGAACATATTACTGGAACAAAAGCAGTTAAATCGGGAACAAAgaatccttgtctgtgtgactaCAATAGTACAGTTTCATTGCTGCTATATCTGGAACTCTTGTCAGATCTTTGTGAATTGGAATGTCGCTAGTCACATGCTTCATTTCCTTCAAACATGGTAGGTAATAAGATACATTCATGTTACAGTCTTGCTTAAGAAACATCTCAGTCAATCAAAGTCCTCAAAATCTGTTCCTCTTTcactatatttatatttatatattatattatatatttagtcatttagcagatgttcttatccagagcgacttacagtaagtacaggcacattccccccgaggcaagtagggtgaagtgccttgcccaaggacacaacataattttgacacggccgggaatcgaactggcaacattcAGCATTCAACATTCCTGACTCATTAAAATAAGTTGTGCACATTGTGTGTACATAGCACTCCAAGGAgtgaatatatatttgattcagGTGCAAGACAAGTTTAAAAATATCCCTTGGAGGACAAATGCTGTTTAAGATCTCTCTTCCTTCAGATAATATGACAAAGGGGCAAATATAAGACAGATTTGATTAATCCAAGCTTAAGTAGGGTGAATAGATGAAAAACAACATGCCAGGATACATGCTTTGTGCTGGATAAAACACAGACATTAAGTATAACCAGTGGCTATGTAGCATGAGTTTCTCCTGCTTGCAATACCAGTAAGTATAAGTCTGGGAAACCAATTCTGCAGACCTTTTCTGGATCTCTGTGAAACTATACCCATATAATAGCTCAACATAATATCAGGAGTCAATCATGCATTGCATTGGGTTATAAATATGTATTGAACATATGTTAAGGAACAAATATTATCAATAATAAGCACTCAGAATAAGTTGGATTTCAACCGATTTAACAAATGTGCCAACACTAAAGGAATTTTAAACAAGCGTCCTTGGCCAGAGATGACTACGTGCAGGGGGTGTGCGATTTATTCCCTTCAAACATGAGTTAAAGATCAATAGATCAAACCCAAAGATGTAACCAGATGCAACACACAGTTGAAAGGCAAAAACTAATTTAGCTAACTGGCTACACTGACGAAGAACGCTTAATTAATCGA contains:
- the unkl gene encoding putative E3 ubiquitin-protein ligase UNKL isoform X4: MPSVSKTAANASPQTEKPTHYTYLKEFRTEQCPLFLQHKCTQHRPFTCFHWHFLNQRRRRPIRRRDGTFNYSPDVYCTKYDETTGICPDGDDCPYLHRTTGDTERKYHLRYYKTGTCIHETDARGHCVKNGLHCAFAHGPHDLRPPVYDIREIQAQEALQNGQLGSGEGIPDLQPGVLASQAMIEKTLTEDPRWQDTNFVLANYKTEQCTKPPRLCRQGYACPHYHNSRDRRRNPRKFKYRSTPCPNVKHGDEWGEPSKCDSGDSCQYCHSRTEQQFHPEIYKSTKCNDMRQTGYCPRGPFCAFAHVERIPSTEETMSSLLTAMQSGSQSKLNSQQYSECPVSEWGNSANSISSTTSNNGQVGNIRTHKGQNDQKLMDQEKQTHNTVFSVVNPLASSITSSITSSLASSIGSDSSSPTTLSTMNAKATPFYPGSNTVESVIGSALDLNFSDINVACLDKDLEEQENNIFGYANQRLIGGSAPVNIPGSLARSSSLNSSSSLSASPLSSLSQSLSLSLLSGVAPQHPQALLAKAEHGLLGTPTSTSQNSLGLNGGTGSIWDFVSGSYSPSPSPVFSSLTSTTGSSSSTDVTRLLRELEEAKRKIKQWEDAWHQVKQACEAWQKDAHDAKEQAKSAESERQLAEQKREDTERKLKELQRDFDVLCRSPGTPLLRSYGDLDQLPLPKLHSIQSQLRADLDRIDGVIYQLQSKKCIVCQKHDRCIVLQPCQHYVLCENCASNKTECPYCQTKILKW
- the unkl gene encoding putative E3 ubiquitin-protein ligase UNKL isoform X3 translates to MPSVSKTAANASPQTEKPTHYTYLKEFRTEQCPLFLQHKCTQHRPFTCFHWHFLNQRRRRPIRRRDGTFNYSPDVYCTKYDETTGICPDGDDCPYLHRTTGDTERKYHLRYYKTGTCIHETDARGHCVKNGLHCAFAHGPHDLRPPVYDIREIQAQEALQNGQLGSGEGIPDLQPGVLASQAMIEKTLTEDPRWQDTNFVLANYKTEQCTKPPRLCRQGYACPHYHNSRDRRRNPRKFKYRSTPCPNVKHGDEWGEPSKCDSGDSCQYCHSRTEQQFHPEIYKSTKCNDMRQTGYCPRGPFCAFAHVERIPSTEETMSSLLTAMQSGSQSKLNSQQYSECPVSEWGNSANSISSTTSNNGQVGNVSCSNSPTVTPSSGSNCSLSPIGPTGRPKSLINGSLCSESTTSSVSSLRSNYPKAPGFEREDQKLLSSHDLGCDGLVCWSCKYAVCSQIRTHKGQNDQKLMDQEKQTHNTVFSVVNPLASSITSSITSSLASSIGSDSSSPTTLSTMNAKATPFYPGSNTVESVIGSALDLNFSDINVACLDKDLEEQENNIFGYANQRLIGGSAPVNIPGSLARSSSLNSSSSLSASPLSSLSQSLSLSLLSGVAPQHPQALLAKAEHGLLGTPTSTSQNSLGLNGGTGSIWDFVSGSYSPSPSPVFSSLTSTTGSSSSTDVTRLLRELEEAKRKIKQWEDAWHQVKQACEAWQKDAHDAKEQAKSAESERQLAEQKREDTERKLKELQRDFDVLCRSPGTPLLRSYGDLDQLPLPKLHSIQSQLRADLDRIDGVRRTRSTYNF
- the unkl gene encoding putative E3 ubiquitin-protein ligase UNKL isoform X2 yields the protein MPSVSKTAANASPQTEKPTHYTYLKEFRTEQCPLFLQHKCTQHRPFTCFHWHFLNQRRRRPIRRRDGTFNYSPDVYCTKYDETTGICPDGDDCPYLHRTTGDTERKYHLRYYKTGTCIHETDARGHCVKNGLHCAFAHGPHDLRPPVYDIREIQAQEALQNGQLGSGEGIPDLQPGVLASQAMIEKTLTEDPRWQDTNFVLANYKTEQCTKPPRLCRQGYACPHYHNSRDRRRNPRKFKYRSTPCPNVKHGDEWGEPSKCDSGDSCQYCHSRTEQQFHPEIYKSTKCNDMRQTGYCPRGPFCAFAHVERIPSTEETMSSLLTAMQSGSQSKLNSQQYSECPVSEWGNSANSISSTTSNNGQVGNVSCSNSPTVTPSSGSNCSLSPIGPTGRPKSLINGSLCSESTTSSVSSLRSNYPKAPGFEREDQIRTHKGQNDQKLMDQEKQTHNTVFSVVNPLASSITSSITSSLASSIGSDSSSPTTLSTMNAKATPFYPGSNTVESVIGSALDLNFSDINVACLDKDLEEQENNIFGYANQRLIGGSAPVNIPGSLARSSSLNSSSSLSASPLSSLSQSLSLSLLSGVAPQHPQALLAKAEHGLLGTPTSTSQNSLGLNGGTGSIWDFVSGSYSPSPSPVFSSLTSTTGSSSSTDVTRLLRELEEAKRKIKQWEDAWHQVKQACEAWQKDAHDAKEQAKSAESERQLAEQKREDTERKLKELQRDFDVLCRSPGTPLLRSYGDLDQLPLPKLHSIQSQLRADLDRIDGVIYQLQSKKCIVCQKHDRCIVLQPCQHYVLCENCASNKTECPYCQTKILKW
- the unkl gene encoding putative E3 ubiquitin-protein ligase UNKL isoform X1, giving the protein MPSVSKTAANASPQTEKPTHYTYLKEFRTEQCPLFLQHKCTQHRPFTCFHWHFLNQRRRRPIRRRDGTFNYSPDVYCTKYDETTGICPDGDDCPYLHRTTGDTERKYHLRYYKTGTCIHETDARGHCVKNGLHCAFAHGPHDLRPPVYDIREIQAQEALQNGQLGSGEGIPDLQPGVLASQAMIEKTLTEDPRWQDTNFVLANYKTEQCTKPPRLCRQGYACPHYHNSRDRRRNPRKFKYRSTPCPNVKHGDEWGEPSKCDSGDSCQYCHSRTEQQFHPEIYKSTKCNDMRQTGYCPRGPFCAFAHVERIPSTEETMSSLLTAMQSGSQSKLNSQQYSECPVSEWGNSANSISSTTSNNGQVGNVSCSNSPTVTPSSGSNCSLSPIGPTGRPKSLINGSLCSESTTSSVSSLRSNYPKAPGFEREDQKLLSSHDLGCDGLVCWSCKYAVCSQIRTHKGQNDQKLMDQEKQTHNTVFSVVNPLASSITSSITSSLASSIGSDSSSPTTLSTMNAKATPFYPGSNTVESVIGSALDLNFSDINVACLDKDLEEQENNIFGYANQRLIGGSAPVNIPGSLARSSSLNSSSSLSASPLSSLSQSLSLSLLSGVAPQHPQALLAKAEHGLLGTPTSTSQNSLGLNGGTGSIWDFVSGSYSPSPSPVFSSLTSTTGSSSSTDVTRLLRELEEAKRKIKQWEDAWHQVKQACEAWQKDAHDAKEQAKSAESERQLAEQKREDTERKLKELQRDFDVLCRSPGTPLLRSYGDLDQLPLPKLHSIQSQLRADLDRIDGVIYQLQSKKCIVCQKHDRCIVLQPCQHYVLCENCASNKTECPYCQTKILKW